One genomic window of Monodelphis domestica isolate mMonDom1 chromosome 1, mMonDom1.pri, whole genome shotgun sequence includes the following:
- the LOC100015201 gene encoding tRNA (uracil-5-)-methyltransferase homolog B-like, producing the protein MRRLASRLPGLALLSRSGTPPWGSPRAWLSSACPEKAAVAPAAEEWGPDPGSWPERLADLVTPLWRLDYEQQLRVKTDALRGLLQWLEGRLRLLGSPDGEAGVLCSRLQPFRPSPVLHGYRNKCNFAVRQGPDGRPRTVGYVLGSGGEQQPVCVRPGHLKHIPDAHQRVARCYQDFLEQTPLDPYLDSDASGHWHELTVRSTSQGHTMAIVTFQLQGLSPEELQEPQEELREFFTRGPGAICELASLYFQERSGDQQQPCYQLLAGNPYLFEDLPGFKFRISPGAFFQINSAAVEVLYRVVGELIGVDPNTLLLDLSQGTGATSLSLAPHTSQVLSTGLVGQAVEDAKWTTAFNGITNWEFHADHVENVVPQLLKSQEAGQSPVVMVDPSRTGLNFQVVRAIRNCTAIRTLLYVSCYPEGKAKRNFLELCCPPDPGKDLLGEPFVLRQAVPVDMFPHTPHYELVVLFTR; encoded by the coding sequence ATGAGGCGCCTCGCCTCCCGCCTGCCTGGACTGGCGCTGCTGTCACGCAGCGGGACCCCTCCCTGGGGCTCCCCACGGGCCTGGCTGAGCTCCGCGTGCCCGGAGAAAGCTGCGGTGGCACCAGCAGCCGAAGAGTGGGGTCCGGATCCCGGCTCGTGGCCCGAGCGGCTAGCGGACCTAGTGACGCCGCTATGGCGACTGGATTACGAGCAGCAGCTCCGAGTGAAGACGGACGCGCTGCGCGGCCTCCTGCAGTGGCTCGAGGGTCGCCTGCGTCTGCTCGGGAGCCCGGATGGTGAGGCCGGCGTACTCTGCTCGCGCCTGCAGCCCTTCCGGCCGTCCCCCGTCCTCCACGGCTATCGGAACAAGTGTAATTTCGCCGTCCGACAGGGCCCCGACGGCCGACCCCGGACAGTGGGCTACGTGCTAGGCTCCGGCGGCGAGCAGCAGCCGGTGTGCGTGCGGCCCGGACACCTGAAGCACATACCCGACGCGCACCAGCGCGTGGCCCGCTGCTACCAGGATTTTCTTGAGCAGACCCCTCTCGACCCCTACCTGGACTCGGATGCCAGCGGACACTGGCACGAACTCACAGTCAGGAGCACCAGCCAGGGCCACACGATGGCCATCGTCACCTTCCAGCTGCAGGGACTGAGTCCAGAGGAGCTCCAGGAGCCCCAGGAAGAGCTCCGCGAATTCTTTACCCGAGGGCCCGGGGCCATCTGTGAATTGGCCTCCCTCTACTTCCAAGAAAGGTCAGGCGACCAGCAGCAGCCTTGCTACCAGCTCCTGGCaggaaacccttacctttttgAGGACCTGCCAGGCTTTAAATTCCGCATTTCTCCAGGAGCCTTTTTCCAAATTAATTCAGCTGCTGTGGAGGTTCTTTACCGTGTGGTGGGAGAGCTAATCGGAGTGGACCCCAATACCCTCCTCCTTGACCTTAGCCAAGGAACCGGAGCCACCAGCCTCTCCCTGGCTCCGCACACATCCCAGGTCCTAAGCACTGGGCTAGTGGGGCAGGCCGTGGAGGATGCCAAATGGACCACGGCTTTCAATGGAATCACCAACTGGGAATTCCATGCTGACCATGTAGAGAATGTAGTGCCCCAGCTTTTAAAGTCGCAGGAGGCCGGTCAATCGCCAGTGGTTATGGTGGACCCATCCCGGACTGGATTGAACTTCCAAGTGGTTCGGGCCATTCGAAATTGCACAGCCATCAGGACGCTGCTGTATGTTTCCTGCTACCCAGAGGGAAAGGCCAAAAGAAACTTCCTTGAGTTGTGCTGCCCCCCAGACCCTGGCAAGGACCTCCTGGGCGAGCCTTTTGTCCTGAGACAAGCTGTGCCTGTGGACATGTTTCCACATACCCCGCACTATGAGCTGGTGGTGCTGTTCACTAGATGA
- the HNRNPH3 gene encoding heterogeneous nuclear ribonucleoprotein H3 isoform X2, whose amino-acid sequence MDWVMKHNGPNDAASDGTVRLRGLPFGCSKEEIVQFFTGLEIVPNGITLTMDYQGRSTGEAFVQFASKEIAENALGKHKERIGHRYIEIFKSSRSEIKGFYDPPRRLLGQRPGPYDRPLGGRGGYYGAGRGSYGGFDDYGGYNNYGYGNDGFDDRMRDGRGMGGHGYGGAGDASSGFHGGHFVHMRGLPFRATENDIANFFSPLNPIRVHIDIGADGRATGEADVEFVTHEDAVAAMSKDKNNMQHRYIELFLNSTAGGGSGMGGSGMGGYGRDGMDNQGGYGSVGRMGMGSSYSGGYGTPDGLGGYGRGGGGSGGYYGQGGMSGGGWRGMY is encoded by the exons ATGGATTGGGTTATGAAACATAATGGTCCAAATGATGCAGCTAGTGATGGAACAGTACGACTTCGTGGACTCCCATTTGGTTGCAGCAAAGAGGAAATAGTTCAGTTCTTTACAG GGTTGGAAATCGTGCCAAATGGGATAACATTGACGATGGACTACCAGGGGAGAAGCACAGGGGAGGCCTTCGTGCAGTTTGCTTCAAAGGAGATAGCAGAAAATGCTCTGGGGAAACACAAGGAAAGAATAGGGCACAG GTATATCGAGATCTTCAAAAGTAGCAGAAGTGAAATAAAAGGATTTTATGACCCAccaagaagattgctgggacagCGACCTGGACCATATGATAGACCATTAGGAGGAAGAGGGGGTTATTATGGAGCTGGGCGTGGAA GTTATGGTGGTTTTGATGATTATGGTGGCTATAACAATTATGGCTACGGAAATGATGGATTTGATGACAGAATGAGAGATGGCCGAG gcaTGGGGGGACATGGATATGGTGGTGCTGGTGATGCAAGTTCAGGTTTTCATGGTGGTCATTTTGTTCACATGAGAGGGTTGCCTTTTCGGGCAACTGAAAATGATATTGCTAAT tttttctcGCCCCTAAACCCAATTCGAGTTCATATTGATATTGGAGCAGATGGTAGAGCAACAGGAGAAGCAGATGTGGAATTTGTGACGCATGAAGACGCTGTTGCTGCCATGTCCAAAGATAAGAATAACATGC AACATAGATATATTGAACTGTTCCTGAATTCTACTGCTGGAGGAGGCTCTGGAATGGGAGGTTCTGGAATGGGAGGCTACGGCAGAGATGGAATGG ATAATCAAGGAGGTTATGGTTCTGTTGGAAGAATGGGAATGGGTAGCAGTTACAGTGGAGGCTATGGTACTCCTGATGGTTTGGGAGGCTATG gtcgTGGAGGTGGAGGCAGTGGCGGATACTATGGGCAAGGAGGTATGAGTGGAGGTGGATGGCGTGGGATGTACTAA
- the HNRNPH3 gene encoding heterogeneous nuclear ribonucleoprotein H3 isoform X1 has translation MDWVMKHNGPNDAASDGTVRLRGLPFGCSKEEIVQFFTGLEIVPNGITLTMDYQGRSTGEAFVQFASKEIAENALGKHKERIGHRYIEIFKSSRSEIKGFYDPPRRLLGQRPGPYDRPLGGRGGYYGAGRGSMYDRMRRGGDGYDGGYGGFDDYGGYNNYGYGNDGFDDRMRDGRGMGGHGYGGAGDASSGFHGGHFVHMRGLPFRATENDIANFFSPLNPIRVHIDIGADGRATGEADVEFVTHEDAVAAMSKDKNNMQHRYIELFLNSTAGGGSGMGGSGMGGYGRDGMDNQGGYGSVGRMGMGSSYSGGYGTPDGLGGYGRGGGGSGGYYGQGGMSGGGWRGMY, from the exons ATGGATTGGGTTATGAAACATAATGGTCCAAATGATGCAGCTAGTGATGGAACAGTACGACTTCGTGGACTCCCATTTGGTTGCAGCAAAGAGGAAATAGTTCAGTTCTTTACAG GGTTGGAAATCGTGCCAAATGGGATAACATTGACGATGGACTACCAGGGGAGAAGCACAGGGGAGGCCTTCGTGCAGTTTGCTTCAAAGGAGATAGCAGAAAATGCTCTGGGGAAACACAAGGAAAGAATAGGGCACAG GTATATCGAGATCTTCAAAAGTAGCAGAAGTGAAATAAAAGGATTTTATGACCCAccaagaagattgctgggacagCGACCTGGACCATATGATAGACCATTAGGAGGAAGAGGGGGTTATTATGGAGCTGGGCGTGGAAGTATGTATGACAGAATGCGGCGAGGAGGTGATGGATATGATGGTG GTTATGGTGGTTTTGATGATTATGGTGGCTATAACAATTATGGCTACGGAAATGATGGATTTGATGACAGAATGAGAGATGGCCGAG gcaTGGGGGGACATGGATATGGTGGTGCTGGTGATGCAAGTTCAGGTTTTCATGGTGGTCATTTTGTTCACATGAGAGGGTTGCCTTTTCGGGCAACTGAAAATGATATTGCTAAT tttttctcGCCCCTAAACCCAATTCGAGTTCATATTGATATTGGAGCAGATGGTAGAGCAACAGGAGAAGCAGATGTGGAATTTGTGACGCATGAAGACGCTGTTGCTGCCATGTCCAAAGATAAGAATAACATGC AACATAGATATATTGAACTGTTCCTGAATTCTACTGCTGGAGGAGGCTCTGGAATGGGAGGTTCTGGAATGGGAGGCTACGGCAGAGATGGAATGG ATAATCAAGGAGGTTATGGTTCTGTTGGAAGAATGGGAATGGGTAGCAGTTACAGTGGAGGCTATGGTACTCCTGATGGTTTGGGAGGCTATG gtcgTGGAGGTGGAGGCAGTGGCGGATACTATGGGCAAGGAGGTATGAGTGGAGGTGGATGGCGTGGGATGTACTAA
- the HNRNPH3 gene encoding heterogeneous nuclear ribonucleoprotein H3 isoform X3: MYDRMRRGGDGYDGGYGGFDDYGGYNNYGYGNDGFDDRMRDGRGMGGHGYGGAGDASSGFHGGHFVHMRGLPFRATENDIANFFSPLNPIRVHIDIGADGRATGEADVEFVTHEDAVAAMSKDKNNMQHRYIELFLNSTAGGGSGMGGSGMGGYGRDGMDNQGGYGSVGRMGMGSSYSGGYGTPDGLGGYGRGGGGSGGYYGQGGMSGGGWRGMY, translated from the exons ATGTATGACAGAATGCGGCGAGGAGGTGATGGATATGATGGTG GTTATGGTGGTTTTGATGATTATGGTGGCTATAACAATTATGGCTACGGAAATGATGGATTTGATGACAGAATGAGAGATGGCCGAG gcaTGGGGGGACATGGATATGGTGGTGCTGGTGATGCAAGTTCAGGTTTTCATGGTGGTCATTTTGTTCACATGAGAGGGTTGCCTTTTCGGGCAACTGAAAATGATATTGCTAAT tttttctcGCCCCTAAACCCAATTCGAGTTCATATTGATATTGGAGCAGATGGTAGAGCAACAGGAGAAGCAGATGTGGAATTTGTGACGCATGAAGACGCTGTTGCTGCCATGTCCAAAGATAAGAATAACATGC AACATAGATATATTGAACTGTTCCTGAATTCTACTGCTGGAGGAGGCTCTGGAATGGGAGGTTCTGGAATGGGAGGCTACGGCAGAGATGGAATGG ATAATCAAGGAGGTTATGGTTCTGTTGGAAGAATGGGAATGGGTAGCAGTTACAGTGGAGGCTATGGTACTCCTGATGGTTTGGGAGGCTATG gtcgTGGAGGTGGAGGCAGTGGCGGATACTATGGGCAAGGAGGTATGAGTGGAGGTGGATGGCGTGGGATGTACTAA